The window CCCGACATCCCCAGCCGGCCCACCGAGATTCCCGTGCTGCCGAAGAGGGTGGTTGTGAAGGACTGTCCGCTGGTGTTCATTTCACGGGTCTCGTCTTGATGATCGCTCAAGTGCATCAAAGTGTCACTATGCGTCCCCGTATACCTGCGGCGGGGCCAGATGATCGGGGTAGCGCTCGCGGAGCATCTTTCGCGCCAGATAACAAAGATGACAGGCATCTATGTACTGCCCTTCCAAAGGCAACCGATACTCCCGTACCAGCGCCGCCGGGCCGCCGCGCATGAGCGGACCGATGATCGGCTCCGTTGCCGGTTGATATTCTCGAACAATCTCGGCCAGCGACTTCTCCTTCAGATTTCCCGCCACCACGCCCTGACACGAATACAAGTATCCGAACGGATCGAGATGCAATCGGCCGATCTTCTCAAAATCCTCGTCCGGACACTCATCAAAACTGTCCCACGATTTTCGCGGCAGATTTTCGTCCGCCAGTTTTTCCACCGCCCGCCCGCGAAAACGAACGTCCCCGCCCAACACCGGCGCGCCCTTTTCCTTGCCGTCGCAGATTCCGCGCGGTGGTTCGATGCAG is drawn from bacterium and contains these coding sequences:
- a CDS encoding radical SAM protein, whose amino-acid sequence is MILTGLHLLLTYRCLYECDHCFVYSSPKAEATMPLAMALDAVRQARELGTVNEIYLEGGEPFLHYPIMVEVIREASRLGLEIGIVTNGYFAVTVEDAEVWLKPLLEAGLSSVSVSDDTFHSDESEEITPAARTAEAARNLGINVGTICIEPPRGICDGKEKGAPVLGGDVRFRGRAVEKLADENLPRKSWDSFDECPDEDFEKIGRLHLDPFGYLYSCQGVVAGNLKEKSLAEIVREYQPATEPIIGPLMRGGPAALVREYRLPLEGQYIDACHLCYLARKMLRERYPDHLAPPQVYGDA